A genomic stretch from Podospora pseudoanserina strain CBS 124.78 chromosome 3, whole genome shotgun sequence includes:
- a CDS encoding hypothetical protein (EggNog:ENOG503P1NP; COG:S) → MATTDPSSAVAPVGTSAQATQSKRDKRRQLISDRLAQLDDRLARDRDQTFREQLHKIQMDTNLVMRIDPYAERPFDNLEEEYQQILHQLNADASTTPQSYLGAAGPRFTDWMNKVQDLMEERDYALAKHKFDYDKKVSEYMNTHAFKVETANREYRALSQTLRDRLINAITTKKFRLNKEKEALEISDSSALLLHPNQFSITNPASPGGTHAKRATRLRRGEIDDMSLDNKKRKRNNNDDDGSPAPQRRALDNANTTPLWQTDRLAVRKTTGPIYSIDKLFTDKELSMTYNTAAFAAHKYLLTHKPKFDENGRLIQSPDGSDSGNGEHDDDGDSVPSAPPMERNISHVTRSGLRGSNNPNFVDDKLMGMELLANFDFPGNFDRMLAADPKLPATFPSTYIKGHNRLEYNTTNSLANDDVNGDMMVMQALKQYEQANGPGSSFAVENGSRKLLEAASFPARDHRFVAYLQGERPSENEVRKRLGLPVLPDTVEPVMSNERSSTPRPGHGGTPGQSPAKGFGGVPMSRQSSANGVPMSRSSSRKGGRGGRGG, encoded by the exons ATGGCTACGACAGACCCTTCCTCGGCCGTTGCGCCGGTTGGAACATCAGCGCAAGCAACACAGTCTAAGAGAGACAAGCGCCGCCAGTTGATCTCCGATCGACTGGCCCAGCTTGACGATAGGCTGGCTAGAGACAGGGACCAAACCTTCCGCGAGCAACTTCACAAGATCCAAATGGACACAAATCTGGTCATGAGGATTGACCCATACGCTGAGCGACCATTTGACAATCTCGAGGAGGAGTACCAAcaaatcctccaccagctGAACGCCGATGCGAGCACAACACCACAATCGTACCTTGGAGCGGCCGGTCCGAGATTCACAGACTGGATGAACAAGGTCCAGGACTTGATGGAGGAGCGTGACTACGCTTTAGCGAAGCACAAG TTTGACTATGACAAGAAGGTGTCTGAGTACATGAACACCCACGCCTTTAAGGTCGAGACAGCGAACCGAGAATACCGCGCGCTCTCCCAAACCCTTCGCGACCGCCTAATCAACGCCATTACCACCAAAAAATTCCGATTAAataaggagaaggaggcacTGGAAATCTCCGACTCGTCTGCTCTTCTGCTTCACCCGAACCAGTTCAGCATCACAAACCCTGCCAGCCCTGGCGGTACCCACGCCAAGCGAGCGACGAGGTTGCGACGAGGAGAGATTGACGACATGTCCTTGGACAATAAGAAGCGAAAGCGCAAtaacaacgacgacgatggcTCCCCAGCCCCCCAGCGACGAGCTCTAGATAATGCTAATACCACGCCTCTCTGGCAAACCGACCGCCTAGCAGTGCGCAAGACCACCGGACCAATCTACAGCATCGACAAGCTATTTACCGACAAGGAGCTCTCAATGACCTACAACACGGCTGCCTTTGCCGCCCACAAATATCTGTTGACGCATAAGCCAAAGTTTGATGAGAACGGCCGTCTTATCCAGTCGCCAGACGGTAGCGACTCCGGCAACGGCGAGCACGACGATGACGGCGACTCGGTTCCCTCTGCGCCCCCAATGGAGCGCAATATTTCGCACGTGACTCGCAGCGGACTTCGTGGCTCAAACAATCCCAACTTCGTGGATGACAAGCTCATGGGAATGGAGTTGCTCGCCAATTTTGACTTTCCTGGCAACTTCGACAGGATGCTTGCTGCAGACCCCAAACTCCCAGCCACATTCCCATCCACATACATCAAGGGGCACAACAGACTTGAgtacaacaccaccaacagcctcgCTAACGACGACGTCAATGGTGATATGATGGTCATGCAAGCCCTCAAGCAGTATGAGCAGGCCAATGGCCCTGGATCGAGCTTTGCTGTGGAGAATGGAAGCCGCAAGCTCCTCGAAGCTGCCTCTTTCCCAGCTAGAGACCACCGCTTTGTTGCTTACCTTCAGGGCGAAAGGCCTTCGGAGAACGAGGTGCGCAAGCGCCTCGGGCTTCCGGTGCTGCCAGATACAGTCGAGCCTGTTATGAGCAACGAAAGGAGCAGCACCCCGCGTCCAGGTCATGGAGGTACACCAGGCCAGTCGCCAGCCaagggttttggaggagtgCCAATGAGCCGACAATCCAGTGCCAATGGTGTTCCTATgagccgcagcagcagtcgGAAGGGAGGACGTGGTGGACGGGGCGGTTAG
- a CDS encoding hypothetical protein (EggNog:ENOG503Q3BW; COG:A), with the protein MEHLSIHDHQHGPPPPGMMPQPPQHPGGPVPQGMMPPGLGRPPQPQQLPAQMFTTAAQLLDLTDKKLLISLRDGRKLIGILRSWDQFANLVLQSTKERIFVPPVLSEKEPTGIFADIDRGTFLVRGENVLLLGEIDLDKDDDAPPGYQLADIKMVEKLARERKKEEKVKEKKKTKMLGKEGFEGENLGEMPLI; encoded by the exons ATGGAGCACCTCTCAATACATGACCACCAACAcggccctcccccccctggAATGATGCCgcaaccacctcaacatccaGGCGGCCCTGTACCCCAGGGCATGATGCCCCCGGGACTCGGccgccctccccagccccagcagtTGCCAGCCCAGATGTTTACCACTGCTGCTCAGCTGTTGGATCTCACAGATA AAAAACTCCTGATCTCCCTCCGCGACGGCCGTAAATTGATAGGCATCCTCCGCAGCTGGGATCAATTCG ccaacctcgtcctccaatCCACAAAAGAGCGCATCTTCGTCCCCCCCGTCCTCTCGGAAAAAGAGCCAACCGGCATCTTCGCCGACATCGACCGGGGTACGTTCCTAGTCAGAGGCGAGAACGTGTTGTTGCTTGGAGAAATCGACCTCGACAAGGACGACGATGCGCCCCCGGGGTATCAGCTGGCCGACATAAAGATGGTGGAGAAGCTcgcgagggagaggaagaaggaggagaaggtcaaggaaaagaagaagaccaagatGCTGGGGAAGGAGGGCTTTGAGGGGGAGAATTTGGGGGAGATGCCGCTCATCTaa
- a CDS encoding hypothetical protein (EggNog:ENOG503NZE6) — protein MRALHLIVAFFCLAEAKGISVEQRRKVVQSFSVRRNASSDTTPLQVGNGNFAFGADITGLQTFKPFAIMNTWGWHNFSFPTTPGQTSVEDYTGLEWWTHGRLVRYEQPNPAQNDISNWLRENPHRLNLANVGLHFGGHDVVESDLEEKTQELDMWSGRLTSSSRFNGSKIVVQTWADSDSDTVAVQVQSPLLKRGDIGLFLDFPYPDKEKFNAPFVGHFNLASKHKTTLKQLSPQSAQIKHTLDDTTYYTLIQWEGSEATITGPLDGTHRYVLAPKSSSKIQLVISFSPTPNFSSKKASYRQITTASRNWWKNYWTKGAFIDLTPVHSDPRALELQRRIIHSQYLTAVNSASDFPPQESGLVNNGWHGKFHLEMNLWHTLPFARWNHLDLFHRSLPHLYNQLLPSSLSRAEKQGYNGARWGKMTDPLTGRSSPGEINSLLIWQQPHPMFFAETDYLSHPNNLTTLQKWDAILTETANFMADFAWFNSSTKVYDLGPPLYPVSENTNPNITLNPTFELAYWRFGLDVATKWKARLNQTSPEIWGIVRDNLAPLPVVNNTYATYEGIPNMWIAAETTFDHPAQAGIFGLLPPSPQVDLTVVNNTARKIKETWRLNESYGWDFALLAMNSLRLGDVEQAVEYLLHPIFKFDDAGYAVGGERVPTPYFPNSAGLLMAVGMMAGGWVDDEGVKLPEQWVREGARAEGFVVAL, from the exons ATGCGAGCTCTCCATCTTATCGTTGCCTTCTTTTGCCTGGCTGAGGCAAAGGGGATTTCTGTTGAGCAAAGACGCAAAGTAGTGCAGTCCTTCAGTGTACGCCGAAATGCAAGTTCTGATACAACCCCGTTGCAAGTCGGAAATGGAAACTTTGCCTTCGGGGCCGACATTACCGGGCTCCAAACCTTCAAGCCTTTTGCTATCATGAACACTTGGGGGTGGCACAACTTCAgctttcccaccaccccaggGCAGACTTCTGTAGAAG ACTACACCGGCTTGGAATGGTGGACGCATGGAAGACTGGTCCGCTATGAACAGCCAAACCCAGCCCAAAACGACATCTCGAACTGGCTGAGAGAGAACCCTCATAGACTCAACCTCGCCAATGTCGGACTACACTTTGGTGGTCATGATGTTGTCGAAAGTGATCTGGAGGAAAAGACCCAGGAGCTAGACATGTGGTCGGGAAGACTGACCTCATCTTCCAGATTCAATGGGTCAAAGATTGTAGTTCAGACATGGGCCGATTCGGACTCTGACACTGTTGCTGTTCAGGTTCAGTCACCACTCTTGAAAAGGGGAGATATTGGTCTATTTCTGGACTTTCCCTACCCAGACAAGGAAAAGTTCAATGCTCCTTTTGTTGGACACTTCAATCTAGCCTCCAAACACAAGACGACTCTGAAGCAGCTTTCGCCTCAAAGTGCCCAGATCAAGCACACGTTGGACGACACCACATACTATACATTGATTCAGTGGGAAGGCAGTGAAGCAACCATCACCGGACCCCTGGACGGAACTCATCGCTACGTCCTCGCCCCTAAATCATCCTCCAAGATCCAACTCGtcatctccttctcaccGACACCCAACTTTTCCAGCAAGAAAGCCAGCTACCGGCAAATCACTACCGCCTCTCGCAACTGGTGGAAAAACTACTGGACCAAAGGCGCCTTCATCGACCTCACCCCCGTCCACTCCGACCCCCGCGCCCTCGAACTCCAACGCCGCATCATCCACTCCCAATACCTCACAGCAGTCAACTCAGCCTCCGATTTCCCCCCGCAAGAATCCGGCCTAGTCAACAACGGCTGGCACGGCAAATTCCACCTCGAGATGAACCTCTGgcacaccctccccttcgccCGCTGGAATCACCTTGACCTCTTCCaccgctccctcccccacctctacaaccaactcctcccctccagcctctCCCGCGCAGAAAAGCAAGGCTACAACGGAGCCCGCTGGGGCAAAATGACCGACCCCCTCACCGGCCGGTCATCCCCGGGGGAAATaaactccctcctcatctggcAGCAGCCTCACCCAATGTTTTTTGCGGAGACAGACTACCTTtcccaccccaacaacctcaccaccctccagaAATGGGACGCCATCCTGACAGAAACGGCGAATTTCATGGCGGACTTTGCCTGgttcaactcctccaccaaagtCTACGACCTCGGCCCTCCGTTGTATCCCGTGTCGGAGAATACCAACCCTAATATTACCCTCAACCCTACTTTTGAGCTCGCCTACTGGAGGTTTGGTCTTGATGTTGCGACGAAGTGGAAAGCGAGACTGAACCAGACGTCGCCAGAGATTTGGGGTATTGTCAGGGATAATTTAGCTCCCCTGCCAGTCGTCAACAACACTTATGCTACTTATGAAGGGATCCCAAACATGTGGATTGCCGCAGAGACAACGTTTGACCACCCTGCTCAGGCTGGGATATTTGGTCTCCTTCCCCCGTCACCGCAGGTGGACCTCACGGTAGTCAACAACACGGCtcgcaagatcaaggagacgTGGAGACTGAATGAGAGCTACGGGTGGGATTTCGCACTGTTGGCTATGAATTCCCTGAGACTGGGGGATGTAGAGCAGGCGGTGGAGTATCTActtcatcccatcttcaaatttgatgatgctggctacgcggtgggaggggagagggtgccCACCCCGTATTTTCCCAACAGTGCTGGACTGctgatggcggtggggatgatggctgggggttgggtggatgatgagggggtgaagTTGCCTGAGCAATGGGTTAGGGAGGGGGCGAGAGCTGAGGGGTTCGTGGTTGCTTTGTGA
- the MOB1 gene encoding Mitotic exit network component (COG:D; EggNog:ENOG503NYK1), with translation MKATDEFEYLWQDSENYKRPTKMPAPAYIEQLMTWVQSNIDNESVLPSRIGVPFPKSFPALVRQIFKRMYRVYAHIYCHHYPVIRELGLEPHLNTSFKQYVLFIDEHNLASGKDFWGPLGDLVDSMLRSD, from the exons ATGAAGGCCACGGATGAGTTTGAGTACTTGTGGCAAGACTCGGAGAACTACAAGCGACCAACGAAGATGCCAGCGCCGGCCTACATTGAACAACTCATGACTTGGGTTCAGAGCAATATTGACAATGAGTCTGTGCTTCCCAGCCGTATCG GCGTTCCATTCCCCAAGTCTTTCCCAGCTCTTGTGCGCCAAATCTTCAAGCGCATGTACCGTGTCTACGCGCACATCTACTGCCACCATTACCCAGTCATCCGAGAGCTCGGCCTGGAACCCCACCTGAACACCAGCTTCAAGCAGTACGTCCTCTTCATTGATGAGCACAACTTGGCCAGCGGGAAGGACTTTTGGGGTCCTTTGGGGGATCTGGTGGACAGCATGTTGCGTAGTGACTAG
- the ATP5 gene encoding ATP synthase F0 subcomplex subunit OSCP atp5 (EggNog:ENOG503NXBK; BUSCO:EOG09264KDO; COG:C) — protein MFSRQAVLRAARSAAPQRAIQAQARTYAAAASNEKVKAPVSLFGLDGTYATALYTAAVKTSSLEPTAKGVTSLANLLAKDPKLVGILEAPTLSAADKSAVVSELTKSAGVSGETVKNLLAALAENNRLGLLPGVCAKFGELMSAARGEVEMVVTSAQPLDNKTLNRLESAVSKSSYVGEGKKLKVKNQVNPDIIGGLIVEVGERTIDLSVSAKLAKMNKLLTDTL, from the exons ATGTTCTCGCGACAGGCAGTGCTCCGCGCCGCGCGGTCCGCCGCCCCCCAGCGCGCCATCCAGGCCCAAGCCCGCACCTACGCTGCCGCTGCCTCCAAcgagaaggtcaaggctCCCGTCTCCCTCTTCGGCCTCGACGGCACCTATGCTACTGCTCTG TACACTGCCGCCGTCaagacctcctccctcgagcCCACCGCCAAAGGCGTGACttccctcgccaacctcctcgcgAAGGACCCCAAGCTCGTCGGCATCCTCGAGGCCCCTACCCTCTCTGCCGCCGACAAGTCGGCCGTTGTTTCCGAGCTCACGAAGAGCGCTGGCGTCTCTGGCGAGACTGTCAAGAATCTTTTGGCTGCTCTTGCTGAGAACAACCGCTTGGGCTTGCTGCCTGGTGTGTGCGCCAAGTTTGGCGAGCTGATGAGCGCTGCTcgtggtgaggttgagatggttGTTACCTCTGCTCAG CCCCTCGATAACAAGACCCTCAACCGCCTTGAGTCTGCCGTCTCCAAGTCCTCGTATGTTGGTGAgggcaagaagctcaaggtcaagaaccAG GTCAACCCCGACATCATCGGCGGTCTCATCGTCGAGGTCGGCGAGAGAACAATCGACTTGTCCGTCTCCGCCAAGCTGGCTAAGATGAACAAGCTCCTTACTGACACCTTGTAA
- a CDS encoding hypothetical protein (EggNog:ENOG503NWVS; COG:G) — protein MVVFDGHEFQTAEESRLNEDRKRQKYWKKWVREDYSADGDAWSHFPHEHSRSRAYRWGEDGIAGVCDTHGYQNIAFAFWNGQDPFLKERLFGLSNPQGNHGESIKEAHFHLDNTPQHSYMKYLYKYPQKAFPYEDLLKENAKRGKEDKEYQILDTGIFDEDRYWDIFIETAKEDDDPDELLFRVTAWNRGPDPAPLHIVPHVWFRNTWAWGREPPENKPAIGVADENLLKSKHHKLGDRYVLLSPSPGVGPSGDDVHPEFMFTENDTNYELLYKGKNEQPYVKDAFHRYIVDGEKGAINPAQTGTKAAAWYSFNEGGGVGPGECAVVRFRFSRKPETYLDEEEFDDLIEKRREEADDFYYHISPLPMADDLRNIQRQAFAGMMWCKQHYLFIWEEWANGDPSQPPPPESRKGIRNSAWKHLHCDDILSMPDSWEYPFFAAWDTSFHCITLAMIDPEFAKKQLDLFTREWYCHPNGQLPAYEWNFGDVNPPVHAWATFRTFKIERKLYGRQDLDFLERVFQKLLLNFTWWVNRKDVEGKNVFEGGFLGLDNIGLFNRSEPLPTGGTLEQADSTGWMGFYCLNMLNIALELAKHRRIYEDIASKFFEHFILISDAMTWRMGQKEEQSLWNEQDGFYYDAISWGGPWIQQLPVRSLVGLIPLYATLTLEPELLNRLPSFKKRVEWFMNNRCDVAERTMHSIRKRGKGNRILLSLVNKERLLKICERMLDEDEFFSPYGIRSLSKYHKEHPYSMDVNGQTFKVGYVPGDSDSGLFGGNSNWRGPIWLCVNFLLVESLQRFYLFFGQDLQVECPTGSGDFMHLGHVSEEIQHRLQHMFARHDDGRRSINGNNDTLDFDPNWRDYLWFYEFFDGDSGRGLGATHQCGWTGLIARMIHDTGVNCRLPQTPRTPSAGMAHYFDDILHRHLGGAQTPRTPMLSPRLRRSSTSRSIAARSDFDLNDLNGYDDEADGGFPARKGSMAAPGMGQNGTNGLTLSQKLKGREEDEKHLHAYIHQQLEKVRLERGADGYSQGDEFEAHANE, from the exons ATGGTTGTCTTCGACGGCCACGAGTTCCAGACGGCCGAGGAATCGAGGCTCAACGAGGATCGCAAGCGCCAAAAGTACTGGAAGAAGTGGG TGCGCGAGGACTACAGtgccgatggtgatgcttggAGCC ATTTCCCCCACGAGCATTCGAGATCCCGCGCCTACCgatggggtgaggatggcatTGCCGGTGTCTGCGACACCCACGGCTACCAGAACATCGCCTTTGCTTTCTGGAACGGACAGGACCCCTTTTTGAAGGAGCGTCTCTTTGGCTTGTCTAACCCTCAGGGCAACCATGGCGAAAGTATCAAGGAAGCCCATTTCCATCTGGATAACACTCCT CAGCACTCGTACATGAAATATCTCTACAAGTACCCTCAGAAGGCCTTCCCCTACGAGGACTTGCTCAAGGAGAATGCCAAGCGAggcaaggaggacaaggagtaCCAGATCCTCGACACGGGCATCTTTGACGAGGACCGGTACTGGGATATCTTCATCGAGACCGccaaggaggatgacgatccGGATGAGCTCCTCTTCCGTGTGACTGCGTGGAACAGAGGCCCAGATCCTGCACCACTGCACATTGTCCCTCATGTGTGGTTCCGTAACACGTGGGCCTGGGGTCGCGAACCGCCTGAGAACAAGCCAGCTATCGGGGTTGCTGATGAGAATCTTCTCAAGTCCAAGCATCACAAACTCGGAGACCGCTATGTCCTTCTCTCACCCTCGCCCGGCGTAGGACCCagcggtgatgatgtgcACCCCGAGTTCATGTTCACTGAGAACGATACCAACTATGAGCTGCTTTACAAGGGCAAAAATGAGCAGCCATATGTCAAGGACGCTTTCCATAGGTACATCGTCGATGGCGAGAAGGGTGCTATCAACCCGGCCCAGACGGGAACCAAGGCTGCCGCATGGTACTCTTTCAACGAAGGCGGCGGTGTGGGCCCTGGAGAGTGCGCCG TTGTCCGTTTCCGATTCTCCAGGAAGCCTGAGACCTACCTCGATGAAGAGGAGTTTGATGACCTGAtcgagaagaggagagaagaggccGATGACTTTTACTACCACATTAGCCCTCTGCCCATGGCCGATGATCTTCGCAATATTCAGCGCCAGGCGTTTGCCGGCATGATGTGGTGCAAGCAGCATTACCTTTTCATCTGGGAGGAATGGGCAAACGGTGACCCCAGCCAGCCTCCCCCACCCGAGTCTCGCAAGGGCATACGCAATTCTGCGTGGAAGCACCTTCACTGTGACGATATTCTATCCATGCCCGATTCCTGGGAATATCCTTTCTTTGCTGCATGGGATACAAGTTTCCACTGCATCACCTTGGCCATGATCGACCCCGAGTTCGCCAAGAAACAGCTCGATCTGTTTACCCGCGAGTGGTACTGCCATCCCAACGGCCAGCTGCCTGC GTACGAGTGGAACTTTGGCGATGTCAACCCTCCTGTTCACGCTTGGGCTACGTTCCGTACCTTCAAGATCGAGCGCAAGCTGTATGGGAGGCAGGATCTCGACTTCCTCGAGAGAGTCTTCCAGAAGCTGTTGCTGAACTTCACCTGGTGGGTCAACCgcaaggatgttgagggcAAGAACGTCTTCGAAGGTGGTTTCTTGGGGCTGGACAACATTGGTTTGTTCAACCGTTCTGAGCCCCTTCCTACGGGCGGTACTCTTGAGCAGGCTGACAGCACTGGTTGGATGGGCTTTTACTGCCTGAACATGCTCAACATTGCCCTCGAGCTCGCCAAGCACCGCCGTATCTACGAAGATATTGCCAGCAAGTTCTTTGAGCACTTCATTCTCATCAGTGATGCCATGACCTGGAGAATGGGCcaaaaggaggagcagtCCCTGTGGAACGAGCAGGACGGCTTCTACTATGATGCCATCTCGTGGGGTGGCCCCTGGATTCAGCAGCTGCCCGTGAGGTCGCTTGTTGGCTTGATTCCGCTTTATGcgaccttgaccttggagCCTGAGCTCCTCAACAGACTTCCCTCCTTCAAGAAGCGCGTGGAGTGGTTCATGAACAACAGGTGCGACGTGGCTGAAAGGACCATGCACAGTATCCGCAAGCGTGGTAAAGGTAACAGGATTTTGCTGTCCCTTGTCAACAAGGAAAGATTGCTCAAGATCTGCGAGCGCATgctggacgaggacgagttCTTCAGTCCCTACGGCATCCGGTCGCTCTCCAAGTATCATAAGGAGCACCCTTACTCCATGGACGTCAACGGTCAGACCTTCAAGGTCGGGTATGTTCCCGGTGACTCGGACAGTGGCCTTTTCGGTGGCAACAGCAACTGGAGAGGGCCTATCTGGCTCTGCGTCAATTTCCTGCTCGTGGAGTCGCTGCAGAGGTTCTATCTCTTCTTCGGACAAGACTTACAGGTGGAGTGCCCAACTGGTTCGGGCGATTTCATGCACTTGGGACATGTATCTGAGGAGATCCAGCACCGTCTGCAACACATGTTTGCCCGCCATGACGATGGGCGCCGGAGTATCAACGGCAACAATGATACTCTGGACTTCGACCCCAACTGGAGGGATTACCTTTGGTTTTATGAGTTTTTTGACGGAGACTCCGGGCGGGGTCTGGGAGCTACCCATCAGTGTGGCTGGACGGGTTTGATTGCCAGGATGATTCACGATACTGG TGTCAACTGCCGCCTCCCGCAAACTCCTCGCACCCCGTCCGCCGGCATGGCGCACTACTTCGACGACATCCTCCATCGCCACCTCGGCGGTGCCCAAACGCCCCGCACACCGATGCTCTCCCCTCGCCTCCGTCGTTCCTCCACCAGCCGTTCCATTGCCGCCCGCAGCGATTTCGACTTGAATGACCTCAACGGCTACGACGACGAGGCGGACGGAGGATTCCCGGCCAGGAAGGGATCCATGGCCGCTCCAGGCATGGGTCAAAATGGAACCAACGGTTTGACTCTGAGCCAGAAACTGAAGGgcagagaggaggatgagaagcaCTTGCATGCGTATATTCACCAGCAGCTGGAAAAGGTGAggctggagaggggggcggaTGGGTACTCGCAGGGTGATGAATTCGAGGCTCATGCCAATGAGTAa